Proteins encoded by one window of Listeria cossartiae subsp. cossartiae:
- a CDS encoding energy-coupling factor transporter transmembrane component T family protein: protein MMDKMILGRYIPGNSWLHRIDPRAKITAVMAFIAIVFLANNWLTYALMFAYVLYLVLTSKVPFLFFIKGLQPIFWLILITLLLQVFFTKGGTVLVDLGLLQITTLGLANGAMMFCRFVLIIFMTTLLTLTTSPIELTDGLEKILAPFRLVHLPVHELALMLSISLRFIPTLMDETEKILKAQKARGVEFTSGKWSDRIKAIIPLLVPLFISAFKRAEDLAIAMEARGYRGGKGRTRFRLLRWRFADTFLLISLAVLSGLLFWLRS, encoded by the coding sequence ATGATGGATAAAATGATTCTCGGACGTTATATTCCGGGAAATTCTTGGCTACATCGAATTGATCCGCGCGCAAAAATCACTGCAGTTATGGCGTTTATCGCGATTGTCTTTTTAGCAAATAATTGGCTAACGTACGCGCTGATGTTTGCCTATGTTTTGTATTTAGTCCTAACTTCGAAAGTGCCATTTTTATTTTTTATTAAAGGTTTACAACCAATTTTCTGGCTTATTTTAATTACGCTATTACTGCAAGTCTTTTTTACGAAAGGCGGGACGGTTTTAGTTGATTTAGGACTTTTACAAATCACGACACTTGGGCTGGCAAATGGAGCGATGATGTTTTGCCGTTTTGTACTAATCATTTTTATGACGACGCTGCTAACATTAACGACAAGCCCAATCGAACTAACAGACGGACTGGAGAAAATTTTAGCGCCGTTCCGTTTAGTACATTTACCAGTACATGAACTTGCTTTAATGCTGAGTATTTCTTTACGATTTATTCCAACATTGATGGATGAAACGGAGAAAATTTTAAAAGCGCAAAAAGCTCGTGGGGTTGAATTTACGAGTGGAAAATGGAGTGACCGGATTAAAGCGATTATTCCGCTACTCGTGCCACTTTTTATTAGTGCGTTCAAGCGTGCGGAAGACTTGGCGATTGCGATGGAAGCCCGTGGTTATCGCGGTGGTAAAGGGAGAACGAGATTCCGTTTACTGCGCTGGCGATTTGCGGATACTTTCTTATTAATTTCTTTAGCGGTGTTAAGTGGATTATTATTTTGGTTGCGGAGTTGA
- the truA gene encoding tRNA pseudouridine(38-40) synthase TruA yields MTRYKAIISYDGSGFYGYQVQPNTRTVQAEIEKALKKMHKGKDVRITASGRTDTGVHAKGQVIHFDSELDITADKFQKALQVMTPFDISFLTVEEVSADFHARFGTVGKEYRYVVKRTKIFDPFSRNFALHYPYELDLSKMKLASERLVGEHDFTSFCSARTERDSKVRTLYSIDFYEEDDETLVIAFQGNGFLYNMVRILTGTLLDAGQGRISPDDISKALLARDRQKLISKTAPPQGLYLWRVDYE; encoded by the coding sequence ATGACAAGATATAAAGCGATAATTTCTTACGATGGCAGCGGCTTTTACGGTTATCAAGTGCAACCGAATACGCGGACGGTCCAAGCAGAAATTGAAAAAGCGCTGAAAAAAATGCATAAAGGCAAGGATGTTCGGATTACCGCTTCGGGAAGAACTGATACTGGCGTTCATGCAAAAGGCCAAGTAATTCATTTCGATTCGGAACTCGATATTACGGCAGACAAATTTCAAAAAGCTTTGCAAGTCATGACGCCATTTGATATTAGTTTTTTGACGGTGGAGGAAGTTTCTGCTGATTTCCATGCGAGATTTGGTACGGTTGGAAAAGAATATCGTTATGTGGTAAAACGGACGAAGATTTTTGATCCTTTTAGTCGGAATTTTGCGCTACATTATCCATATGAATTAGATCTTTCGAAAATGAAGTTGGCGAGCGAGCGTTTAGTTGGTGAGCATGATTTTACTAGTTTCTGTTCGGCAAGGACGGAGCGGGATTCGAAAGTGCGGACGCTTTATAGTATTGATTTTTATGAAGAGGACGACGAGACGTTAGTGATTGCTTTTCAAGGCAATGGCTTTTTGTATAATATGGTGCGAATTTTGACTGGAACTCTGCTCGATGCAGGGCAAGGTCGAATCTCTCCGGATGATATTTCGAAGGCTTTATTAGCACGTGATCGGCAAAAATTAATTAGTAAAACTGCGCCACCACAAGGGTTATATTTATGGCGAGTTGACTACGAATAA
- the rplM gene encoding 50S ribosomal protein L13, with product MRTTYMAKPGEVERKWYVIDATGVSLGRLSSEVASILRGKNKPQFTPHIDTGDFVIIINAGKIGLTGKKATDKIYYRHSQYPGGLKSRTAGEMRTNNPERLLELSIKGMLPKNSLGRQLFKKLHVYGGSEHEHAAQQPEVYELRG from the coding sequence ATGCGTACAACTTATATGGCGAAACCCGGCGAAGTAGAACGTAAATGGTACGTTATCGACGCTACTGGTGTTTCTTTAGGACGTTTATCCAGTGAAGTTGCTTCAATTCTTCGCGGAAAAAACAAACCACAATTTACTCCACATATCGACACTGGAGACTTTGTAATCATCATCAACGCTGGTAAGATTGGTCTTACTGGTAAAAAAGCTACTGACAAAATTTACTACCGTCACTCTCAATATCCAGGCGGTTTGAAATCTCGTACTGCAGGCGAAATGCGTACAAACAATCCTGAGAGATTATTAGAACTATCTATCAAAGGTATGCTTCCAAAAAATTCTCTTGGACGTCAATTATTCAAAAAATTACACGTATACGGTGGATCTGAGCACGAACACGCAGCTCAACAACCAGAAGTATACGAATTACGCGGTTAA
- the rpsI gene encoding 30S ribosomal protein S9 gives MAQVQYYGTGRRKSSVARVRLVPGDGKIVINNRDWEDYIPFAALREVIKQPLVATETLGNYDVLVNVHGGGYTGQAGAIRHGVARALLQVAPEYRPALKSAGLLTRDPRMKERKKYGLKGARRAPQFSKR, from the coding sequence GTGGCTCAAGTACAATATTACGGAACTGGTCGTCGTAAAAGCTCTGTAGCTCGCGTACGTTTAGTACCAGGCGACGGCAAAATCGTTATTAACAATAGAGACTGGGAAGATTACATCCCATTTGCAGCTCTTCGTGAAGTTATCAAACAACCTTTAGTAGCTACAGAAACTTTAGGTAACTATGATGTACTAGTAAACGTTCACGGTGGTGGTTACACTGGTCAAGCCGGTGCTATCCGTCATGGTGTAGCTCGTGCACTATTACAAGTGGCTCCTGAGTACCGTCCAGCACTTAAATCTGCTGGCCTACTTACTCGTGACCCTCGTATGAAAGAACGTAAAAAATACGGACTTAAAGGCGCGCGTCGTGCACCTCAGTTCTCAAAACGTTAA
- a CDS encoding T7SS effector LXG polymorphic toxin, which yields MSRIDIAELNRFLHNLKSSNDEARRMLGKVQEVAKAYATDASLKGKAIETSQAYFDQTYSVICKSLIEALNESEERLECYICEFGEQVDSSYNARIDAEMLQEAIFRLAEIKRKQEDLLQRISASTGTLYEGEQQRLRTQFTDALEQEKILERYIAFEQSHGRFFDSFSELVYCAGKAVRELSDNVTFNSQTGTYNIGKLDTNKFHILQKFLPKKKKYNFNEYEIRWNGATHILLKGGIIDAEATAAYNDAVAKGEIPKVSNQATESAEEINAVVNALKKGQDPITGQEISKAQSFGITIGLVYMYVGGKYKGRKIKLPKSALENLEKQQAFKDKGVGGADIPKPNVGIVQSRVNLAENPTRFSPSKNAGMKHVRNRHYNPSKNAGQFTIPESDLKNILQSKQVVKTPVKQIESGDFERVIDIGKNMGTVKPSLGGQTTTWIKVITDKAGNIITTYPVPKP from the coding sequence TTGAGTCGAATTGACATCGCAGAATTAAACAGATTTCTACATAACTTGAAAAGTAGTAATGATGAAGCAAGAAGAATGCTTGGAAAAGTGCAAGAAGTTGCGAAAGCGTATGCGACTGATGCCAGTTTGAAAGGGAAAGCAATTGAAACATCTCAAGCCTATTTCGATCAAACTTATTCTGTTATTTGTAAAAGTCTTATCGAAGCACTGAATGAAAGTGAAGAAAGGCTAGAGTGTTATATTTGTGAGTTTGGAGAGCAAGTAGACTCTTCATATAACGCCCGAATCGATGCAGAAATGTTGCAAGAAGCAATATTTCGATTAGCTGAAATTAAACGGAAACAAGAAGACCTCTTGCAAAGAATATCTGCTTCTACAGGAACATTATATGAAGGTGAACAACAAAGGCTTCGCACCCAATTCACGGATGCCTTGGAGCAAGAAAAAATCTTAGAACGCTACATTGCTTTTGAACAGAGTCATGGCCGTTTTTTTGACTCATTTAGTGAGCTTGTTTATTGCGCGGGGAAGGCAGTTCGAGAACTATCCGATAACGTTACATTTAATAGTCAAACAGGTACATATAATATAGGTAAGTTAGATACCAATAAGTTTCACATACTGCAGAAGTTTTTGCCTAAAAAGAAAAAGTATAATTTTAATGAATATGAAATCAGGTGGAATGGCGCTACTCACATTTTACTTAAAGGTGGCATAATAGATGCAGAGGCAACAGCCGCTTACAATGATGCTGTAGCAAAAGGAGAAATACCCAAAGTCTCCAATCAAGCAACCGAAAGCGCAGAAGAAATTAACGCGGTTGTTAATGCACTCAAAAAAGGACAAGACCCCATTACTGGTCAGGAAATAAGCAAAGCGCAGAGTTTTGGAATCACGATAGGTTTAGTTTATATGTATGTTGGAGGCAAATACAAAGGAAGAAAGATTAAGCTGCCGAAAAGTGCGTTAGAAAATTTGGAGAAGCAGCAGGCGTTTAAAGATAAGGGAGTTGGTGGAGCTGATATTCCAAAACCTAATGTTGGGATTGTGCAATCAAGAGTAAATTTAGCAGAAAACCCGACTAGATTTAGCCCGTCAAAAAATGCGGGGATGAAACACGTCAGAAATAGACATTATAATCCTTCGAAAAATGCAGGGCAGTTTACAATCCCTGAGTCAGATTTAAAAAATATACTGCAATCAAAACAAGTTGTAAAAACACCTGTAAAGCAGATAGAATCTGGAGACTTTGAAAGAGTAATAGATATAGGCAAAAATATGGGGACTGTTAAGCCTAGCTTAGGCGGTCAAACAACAACATGGATAAAGGTTATCACGGATAAAGCAGGCAATATAATTACTACTTATCCTGTACCTAAGCCTTAG
- the cas9 gene encoding type II CRISPR RNA-guided endonuclease Cas9 (Cas9, originally named Csn1, is the large, multifunctional signature protein of type II CRISPR/Cas systems. It is well known even to general audiences because its RNA-guided endonuclease activity has made it a popular tool for custom editing of eukaryotic genomes.), with protein MKKPYTIGLDIGTNSVGWAVLSDQYDLVKRKMKISGDSEKKQIKKNFWGVRLFKEGETAVVRRKSRTARRRIERRRNRISYLQEIFAIQMNEVDDNFFNRLKESFYVESDKKYNRHPFFGTIEEEVAYYKDFPTIYHLRKELIDSQKKADLRLVYLALSHIIKYRGHFLIEGALDTKNTSIDEMFKQFLQIYNQVFANDIEEASLKKTEKNQEVAQILAGKFTRKDKLDKILSLYPGEKTTGVFAQFVNIIVGSTGKFKKHFNLHEEKDINCAKDTYDTDLESLLAIIGDEFAEVFVAAKNAYNAVVLSNIITVTDSTTRAKLSASMIERFENHKEDLKKMKKFVRTYVPEKYDEIFEDTEKHGYAGYISGKTKQADFYKYMKATLEKIEGADYFIAKIEEENFLRKQRTFDNGVIPHQLHLEELEAILHQQAKYYPFLREDYEKIKSLVTFRIPYFVGPLAKGQSEFAWLTRKADGEIRPWNIEEKVDFGKSAVDFIEKMTNKDTYLPKENVLPKHSLCYQKYMVYNELTKIRYIDDQGKTNYFSGQEKQQIFNDLFKQKRKVKKKDLELFLRNINHVESPTIEGLEDSFNASYATYHDLLKVGIKQEILDNPLNTDMLEDIVKILTVFEDKRMIKEQLQQFSDVLDGTVLKKLERRHYTGWGRLSAKLLVGIRDKQSHLTILDYLMNDDGLNRNLMQLINDSNLSFKSIIEKEQVSTTDKDLQSIVADLAGSPAIKKGILQSLKIVDELVSVMGYPPQTIVVEMARENQTTNKGKNNSKPRYKSLEKAIKEFGSQILKEHPTDNQELKNNRLYLYYLQNGKDMYTGQELDIHNLSNYDIDHIVPQSFITDNSIDNLVLTSSAGNREKGDDVPPLDIVQKRKIFWEKLYQGNLMSKRKFDYLTKAERGGLTEADKARFIHRQLVETRQITKNVANILHQRFNYKTDDNENTVEPVRIVTLKSALVSQFRKQFQLYKVREVNDYHHAHDAYLNGVVANTLLKVYPQLEPEFVYGEYHQFDWFKANRATAKKQFYSNIMLFFAQKERIIDENGEILWDKKYLETIKKVLNYRQMNIVKKTEIQKGEFSNQNPKPRGDSSKLIPTKTNLNPIKYGGFEGSNMAYAIIIEHEKQKKKVTIEKKLIQINIMERKAFEKDEKFFLEGKGYHRPKVLTKLPKYALYECEQGRRRMLSGANEAQKGNQQVLPNHLVALLYHAKNCEASDGKSLDYIESHREMFGELLTHISEFAKRYTLADANLNKLTKLFEQNKEGDIQAIAQSFINLMVFNAMGAPASFKFFETKIERKRYNNLKELLNSTIIYQSITGLYESRKRLDD; from the coding sequence ATGAAAAAACCGTACACGATTGGCTTAGACATAGGGACGAATTCGGTTGGATGGGCAGTGTTATCAGATCAGTATGATTTAGTGAAGAGAAAAATGAAAATTTCTGGAGACTCAGAGAAAAAACAGATTAAGAAGAATTTCTGGGGTGTTAGACTGTTTAAGGAAGGCGAAACAGCAGTAGTGAGAAGAAAGAGCAGAACGGCTAGAAGGAGAATAGAGAGAAGGCGCAATCGTATTTCTTATTTACAAGAAATCTTTGCAATACAGATGAATGAAGTAGATGATAACTTTTTTAACCGATTGAAAGAAAGTTTTTATGTCGAAAGCGATAAAAAGTATAATCGTCATCCTTTTTTTGGAACAATAGAGGAGGAAGTTGCTTACTACAAAGATTTTCCAACAATCTATCACTTACGAAAAGAATTAATTGATTCCCAGAAAAAAGCAGACTTGAGACTAGTTTATTTAGCTTTATCTCATATTATAAAATATCGAGGACACTTTTTGATTGAAGGTGCACTTGATACTAAAAACACTTCTATAGATGAAATGTTTAAGCAATTTCTACAGATATATAATCAAGTATTTGCAAATGACATCGAAGAAGCCTCACTCAAAAAAACAGAAAAAAATCAAGAAGTAGCTCAAATTCTTGCAGGAAAGTTTACGCGAAAAGATAAGCTAGATAAAATCTTAAGTTTATATCCAGGGGAAAAAACTACAGGAGTCTTTGCACAATTCGTAAATATAATTGTAGGTAGTACTGGGAAGTTTAAAAAACATTTTAATCTGCATGAAGAAAAAGATATTAATTGTGCGAAGGATACTTATGATACAGATTTAGAATCCTTGTTAGCGATAATTGGAGATGAGTTTGCTGAAGTCTTTGTTGCAGCAAAAAATGCCTATAATGCTGTTGTGTTATCGAATATTATTACGGTTACTGATTCAACGACAAGAGCGAAATTGTCGGCTAGCATGATTGAACGTTTTGAAAACCATAAAGAAGATTTGAAAAAAATGAAAAAATTTGTTAGAACTTATGTGCCAGAAAAATATGATGAAATATTTGAAGATACCGAAAAACATGGCTACGCAGGTTATATAAGCGGTAAAACAAAGCAAGCAGATTTTTATAAATATATGAAAGCAACATTAGAGAAAATCGAAGGCGCAGATTATTTTATTGCTAAAATAGAAGAAGAAAACTTTTTACGAAAACAGCGGACATTTGATAATGGCGTTATTCCGCACCAACTACATTTGGAAGAACTAGAGGCAATTTTACATCAACAAGCCAAATATTATCCTTTTTTAAGAGAAGACTATGAAAAAATAAAGAGTTTAGTAACATTTAGGATTCCTTATTTTGTAGGTCCCTTAGCTAAAGGGCAAAGTGAATTCGCTTGGTTAACTCGAAAAGCTGACGGTGAAATTAGACCATGGAATATAGAAGAAAAAGTAGATTTCGGCAAGTCTGCGGTAGATTTCATTGAGAAGATGACGAATAAAGATACATATTTGCCTAAAGAAAATGTGTTACCTAAACATAGTTTGTGTTATCAAAAATACATGGTTTATAATGAGCTAACCAAAATCAGATACATTGATGATCAAGGGAAAACGAACTATTTTTCAGGGCAGGAAAAACAACAGATTTTTAATGACTTATTTAAGCAAAAACGTAAAGTGAAAAAGAAAGATTTGGAGTTATTTTTACGCAATATAAACCATGTTGAAAGTCCAACCATTGAAGGTTTGGAGGACTCTTTTAATGCTAGTTATGCTACCTATCATGATTTACTGAAGGTAGGGATAAAACAAGAAATTCTTGATAACCCACTAAATACGGACATGCTAGAAGATATAGTCAAAATTTTAACTGTGTTTGAAGATAAACGTATGATTAAAGAGCAGTTACAGCAATTCTCTGATGTTTTGGATGGAACAGTTCTGAAAAAATTAGAACGACGACATTATACAGGATGGGGAAGATTGTCAGCTAAGTTACTTGTTGGAATTCGTGATAAACAATCTCATCTTACTATTTTAGATTATTTGATGAATGACGATGGGCTAAATCGCAATCTGATGCAATTAATAAATGATAGTAATTTATCATTCAAATCAATTATCGAGAAAGAGCAAGTATCTACAACTGATAAAGACCTTCAAAGTATTGTAGCGGATCTTGCTGGTAGTCCCGCTATTAAAAAAGGTATCCTGCAAAGTTTGAAAATTGTTGACGAACTGGTTAGTGTAATGGGCTACCCACCTCAAACAATTGTTGTAGAAATGGCAAGAGAAAACCAAACAACAAATAAAGGGAAAAATAATTCTAAGCCGCGTTATAAATCATTAGAAAAAGCTATCAAAGAATTCGGTAGCCAAATTTTGAAAGAACACCCGACTGATAATCAAGAATTAAAAAATAATAGACTGTATCTGTATTATTTGCAGAATGGGAAGGATATGTACACTGGACAAGAGTTAGATATTCATAATCTTTCTAACTATGATATCGATCATATCGTGCCCCAGAGTTTTATAACAGATAATTCCATTGATAATCTTGTATTGACGAGTTCGGCTGGAAACCGAGAAAAAGGGGATGATGTTCCGCCGCTAGATATCGTTCAAAAGAGGAAAATATTTTGGGAGAAGTTATACCAAGGAAATTTGATGAGCAAGCGTAAATTTGATTATTTAACTAAAGCTGAACGTGGCGGGCTTACCGAAGCAGATAAAGCGAGATTTATTCATCGACAATTAGTAGAAACTCGTCAAATAACGAAGAACGTGGCCAATATTTTACATCAACGTTTTAATTATAAAACTGATGACAATGAAAATACCGTGGAGCCGGTTCGGATTGTAACATTGAAATCCGCGTTGGTTAGCCAATTCCGCAAGCAATTTCAATTATACAAGGTGCGTGAAGTTAATGATTATCACCACGCACACGATGCATATTTAAATGGCGTTGTCGCTAATACGTTATTAAAAGTATACCCGCAGTTAGAACCAGAATTTGTTTACGGTGAATATCATCAATTTGATTGGTTTAAAGCAAATAGAGCTACGGCGAAAAAACAATTTTATTCAAACATTATGCTGTTCTTTGCACAAAAAGAACGAATAATAGATGAAAATGGTGAGATTCTTTGGGATAAAAAGTATCTGGAAACTATCAAGAAAGTTCTTAACTATCGACAAATGAATATTGTTAAGAAAACAGAAATTCAAAAAGGCGAATTTTCAAATCAGAATCCTAAACCGAGAGGGGATTCCAGTAAATTAATTCCTACGAAAACAAACTTGAATCCAATAAAATACGGTGGTTTCGAGGGTTCTAATATGGCTTACGCAATCATCATTGAACATGAAAAGCAAAAGAAGAAGGTAACAATTGAGAAAAAACTAATTCAAATTAACATCATGGAACGTAAGGCATTTGAAAAAGATGAGAAATTTTTCTTAGAAGGAAAGGGGTATCATCGGCCTAAAGTGCTAACGAAATTACCGAAGTATGCGTTATATGAATGTGAACAAGGGCGCCGAAGAATGCTTTCAGGTGCTAATGAAGCTCAAAAAGGAAATCAGCAGGTCTTGCCAAATCATCTAGTAGCACTGCTATACCATGCGAAAAATTGCGAGGCAAGTGATGGAAAAAGTCTTGATTATATTGAAAGTCATAGAGAAATGTTTGGTGAACTACTAACACATATATCAGAATTTGCGAAAAGATATACATTAGCCGATGCTAATTTAAACAAACTTACGAAGCTTTTTGAGCAAAATAAAGAGGGCGATATCCAGGCTATTGCACAATCTTTTATTAATTTAATGGTATTTAATGCGATGGGAGCACCGGCAAGTTTTAAATTTTTTGAAACTAAAATTGAGCGTAAAAGATATAACAATCTTAAAGAACTATTAAACTCCACCATCATCTACCAATCAATCACAGGGTTATATGAATCGCGAAAAAGGCTGGATGATTAA
- the cas1 gene encoding type II CRISPR-associated endonuclease Cas1 has product MGWRTVVVNSHSKLSYKNQHLVFKSAYQHEMIHLSEIDVLILETTDITLTTMLINCLVAENILILFCDNKRLPIGKVLPFYGRHDSSLQLSKQMGWDSELKSEVWTEIISQKILNQSTFLSMLNYDEKADSLIKLHETLEIFDPTNREGHAARIYFNQLFGNDFTREQENDINSGLNYGYTLLLSVFARELVKSGCMTQFGLKHSNQFNDFNFASDIMEPFRPLVDQIVYEKRNEDFQVIKRSLFELFNKQFDYNDQHMFLTNIASDYTKKIVKVLNEEREGVPEFRI; this is encoded by the coding sequence ATGGGCTGGCGGACAGTTGTTGTAAATTCACACTCGAAATTATCATACAAAAACCAGCATCTTGTTTTTAAATCTGCCTATCAACATGAAATGATTCATCTATCAGAAATTGATGTTCTCATACTAGAAACAACAGATATTACTCTGACGACTATGTTAATCAACTGCTTAGTAGCTGAAAATATTTTGATTCTCTTTTGTGATAACAAGCGACTGCCTATTGGAAAGGTGCTTCCTTTTTATGGTCGACATGATAGTAGTTTGCAATTATCAAAGCAAATGGGATGGGATTCTGAATTAAAGTCCGAGGTATGGACAGAAATTATTTCTCAGAAAATCTTAAACCAAAGTACGTTTTTATCGATGTTGAATTACGATGAAAAAGCTGATTCATTAATAAAGTTACATGAAACTTTAGAGATATTTGATCCAACTAATCGGGAAGGACATGCAGCTAGGATATATTTCAATCAGCTTTTTGGAAATGATTTTACGAGGGAACAAGAAAATGATATTAATAGTGGGCTGAATTATGGCTATACATTATTGTTGAGTGTTTTTGCGCGAGAATTGGTGAAATCGGGGTGTATGACGCAATTTGGTTTAAAGCATTCTAATCAATTTAATGACTTCAATTTCGCCAGTGATATAATGGAACCTTTTAGACCACTAGTGGATCAAATTGTGTATGAAAAGCGAAATGAGGATTTTCAAGTAATCAAACGCTCCTTATTTGAATTATTCAACAAGCAGTTTGACTATAATGATCAGCATATGTTTTTAACAAATATTGCTAGTGATTACACGAAAAAAATAGTAAAAGTCTTAAATGAAGAAAGGGAAGGAGTTCCTGAATTTAGGATA